A single Halogeometricum rufum DNA region contains:
- a CDS encoding alpha/beta fold hydrolase → MNVHELVDVGTVGLSALLVRDAKFFARSLAAPSLLDAAAGADADVAAAALSKAGRRTVTVDTPCGAFEAAYVPWRWRGPEYPTLLYHHGSGERPFDFGRFGTNSFRRLFVTADSEIPANVVAVRAPFHGGTNAAYARAMGDLENFVGMLAASVGLMEALTVRARERTDASVHLAGISLGGWATNLHRACFDTADGYVPMFAGAALGEMFVSSAYRKLTGAPARRNPDRLREVLDFEEAFAAVDADDCRPLLGRYDRIIEYEAQRPGYGEMAPVVLNRGHVTGSLATARLREHVLDGLSNGRGRETADGRM, encoded by the coding sequence CGTCGACGTCGGTACCGTGGGACTGAGCGCCCTCCTCGTCCGCGACGCGAAGTTCTTCGCTCGCTCGCTCGCGGCCCCGTCGCTCCTCGACGCCGCGGCCGGCGCGGACGCCGACGTCGCCGCCGCCGCCCTCTCGAAAGCCGGCCGTCGGACGGTGACCGTCGACACCCCGTGCGGTGCGTTCGAGGCGGCGTACGTGCCGTGGCGGTGGCGCGGCCCGGAGTATCCGACGCTCCTCTACCACCACGGCAGCGGCGAGCGACCGTTCGACTTCGGCCGCTTCGGGACGAACTCGTTCCGTCGGCTGTTCGTCACCGCAGACTCGGAGATTCCGGCCAACGTCGTCGCCGTCAGGGCCCCGTTCCACGGCGGGACGAACGCGGCGTACGCCCGGGCGATGGGTGACCTCGAGAACTTCGTCGGGATGCTCGCCGCGTCGGTCGGTCTGATGGAGGCGCTGACGGTCCGAGCGCGCGAGCGGACGGACGCGTCCGTCCACCTCGCCGGCATCAGCCTCGGCGGGTGGGCGACCAACCTCCACCGGGCCTGTTTCGACACCGCCGACGGTTACGTCCCGATGTTCGCGGGCGCCGCGCTCGGCGAGATGTTCGTCTCCTCGGCCTACCGGAAACTGACGGGTGCCCCGGCCCGCCGGAACCCGGACCGTCTCCGGGAGGTGCTCGACTTCGAGGAAGCGTTCGCGGCCGTCGACGCCGACGACTGTCGCCCGCTACTCGGACGGTACGACCGCATCATCGAGTACGAAGCGCAGCGACCGGGGTACGGCGAGATGGCTCCGGTCGTTCTAAACAGGGGCCACGTCACCGGGTCGCTCGCGACGGCGCGACTGCGCGAACACGTCCTCGACGGGCTCTCGAACGGACGAGGCCGCGAAACTGCGGATGGCCGGATGTGA